A genomic stretch from Bacterioplanes sanyensis includes:
- a CDS encoding type I secretion system permease/ATPase, translating to MRKLSQKDEQELTELQKALKACKSGFMSAGFLSLFINLLMLVPAIYMLQVYDRALGSGSVETLVMLTIVLVGLFVSMALMQIARSGILIRVGNQLDQSMNQKLFASMFKQSVNEPGRQSAQPISDMTSLRQFLTGQGLFAFFDGPWLPIYIAVLFMFHTWYGIFAVIAVVILAMLAYANEKATKDLLAEAGQKNVQSSQYATSAVRNAEVVAAMGMETGLRKKWLERHLSFLSAQADASDRAAVLTNVSKGLRMLFQSLILGLGGYLAIIQEITPGMLIAGSILLGRALAPLDLLIGSWKGFASARQAYDRLNKLFAVYPTQEPGMPLPAPEGQLSAEGLFVIPPGAAAPALRGVNFALDKGDMLAVVGPSAAGKSTLARSLLGVWPLSNGKVRLDGADVHQWNKTELGPYIGYLPQDIELFDGSISENICRFGEINSHAIVEAAKLAGVHELILRLPQGYDTVISSSGGALSGGQRQRIGLARAVYGKPRLVVLDEPNSNLDDQGEAALLETLERLREQQVTVVLISHRKPILKLVNKMMVLSEGQVMMFDHRDNVMRALQDGKLNLGNSTKPALAAGGAQ from the coding sequence ATGCGTAAGCTTTCACAAAAAGACGAGCAAGAGCTGACAGAGCTACAGAAGGCATTAAAAGCCTGTAAAAGCGGCTTTATGTCGGCTGGCTTCTTATCCCTGTTCATTAATTTATTAATGCTGGTACCTGCCATTTACATGCTGCAGGTTTATGACCGTGCACTGGGTAGTGGCAGTGTAGAGACCTTAGTCATGCTCACTATCGTTTTAGTGGGACTATTTGTATCGATGGCTCTCATGCAAATAGCACGGTCTGGAATCCTGATTCGGGTAGGGAATCAGCTTGACCAGAGTATGAATCAAAAGCTATTTGCGTCGATGTTTAAGCAGTCAGTGAATGAGCCTGGTCGGCAAAGTGCGCAGCCAATTTCGGATATGACATCATTGCGCCAGTTCTTGACTGGCCAGGGCTTGTTTGCATTTTTTGATGGACCTTGGCTACCGATTTATATTGCTGTGCTTTTTATGTTCCATACTTGGTATGGCATCTTTGCGGTCATCGCTGTTGTCATTCTTGCGATGCTCGCATACGCAAACGAAAAGGCGACGAAAGATCTACTGGCCGAGGCGGGACAAAAAAATGTTCAATCCTCACAATATGCCACTTCAGCTGTGCGAAATGCTGAAGTCGTCGCGGCTATGGGAATGGAAACGGGGCTGCGTAAAAAATGGCTGGAACGCCATTTGAGTTTTCTGTCCGCGCAGGCTGATGCCAGTGATCGTGCAGCAGTTCTGACCAATGTGTCAAAAGGTCTGCGAATGCTTTTTCAGTCACTGATTCTGGGGTTGGGTGGCTACTTGGCCATTATCCAAGAAATCACTCCTGGGATGTTGATTGCAGGTTCTATTTTGCTGGGGCGTGCTTTGGCACCGCTCGATTTATTAATCGGCTCTTGGAAAGGTTTTGCATCAGCGCGCCAGGCATACGATCGCTTGAATAAATTATTTGCTGTTTATCCGACACAAGAGCCGGGGATGCCACTGCCTGCACCAGAAGGTCAGTTGAGTGCAGAGGGTTTGTTTGTAATTCCTCCCGGCGCTGCAGCTCCTGCGTTGCGTGGTGTTAACTTTGCCCTTGATAAAGGCGATATGCTGGCGGTGGTTGGCCCTAGCGCTGCAGGTAAATCTACGTTAGCACGCTCGCTATTGGGTGTGTGGCCATTGTCTAACGGCAAAGTACGGCTAGATGGTGCGGACGTGCATCAGTGGAATAAAACTGAACTGGGCCCATATATTGGTTATCTGCCTCAAGATATTGAACTCTTTGATGGCAGTATTAGCGAAAACATATGTCGCTTTGGTGAAATCAACTCGCATGCCATTGTGGAGGCGGCGAAACTAGCAGGCGTGCATGAGCTGATTCTGCGTTTACCGCAAGGTTATGACACTGTGATTAGCAGTAGTGGCGGCGCATTATCCGGTGGTCAGCGTCAGCGTATTGGTCTGGCACGAGCGGTTTATGGAAAGCCGCGTTTGGTGGTGCTGGATGAGCCGAACTCCAATCTGGATGATCAAGGTGAAGCTGCGCTGTTGGAAACGTTGGAAAGACTGCGCGAGCAGCAAGTTACAGTAGTACTGATTTCTCATCGGAAACCGATACTGAAGCTGGTGAATAAAATGATGGTGTTGTCAGAGGGGCAAGTAATGATGTTCGATCATCGAGACAACGTTATGCGTGCTCTGCAAGATGGTAAATTAAACCTTGGAAATAGCACCAAGCCTGCTCTGGCTGCGGGAGGTGCGCAATGA
- a CDS encoding mannose-1-phosphate guanylyltransferase/mannose-6-phosphate isomerase, with translation MIPVILAGGSGTRLWPLSRAAFPKQFLPLAGQLTMLQQTTARLQGMDIEQPIVVCSEDHRFLVAEQLRQQDIHAQILLEPCGRNTAPAIALAAMQALQRQPDNPILLVLAADHVIENTEAFQTAVASLLPAVRDGQFGTLGIVPTEAATGYGYLKAAEAQTSGLQCVEQFVEKPDAATAAHYVASGQYFWNSGMFMLRADRYLEALERFQPEMFAACALAMKDTCADMDFVRVDGDAFASSPSDSIDYAVMEPLTAGGNSPIVVAPLEAGWSDVGSWSALWEISDKDEHGNACLGSGADGHAILQDTHNSLVYAEQRLVATLGVDNLVVIDTPDAVLVAHKDKVQDVKNIVSQVRTQGREEHVQHREVYRPWGRYDSIDSGERYQVKRITVNPGAKLSVQMHHHRAEHWIVVSGTAKVTNGDETYLVTENRSTFIPVGQVHALENPGVIPLEMIEVQSGSYLGEDDIVRLEDRYGRV, from the coding sequence ATGATCCCCGTCATACTCGCCGGCGGTTCAGGGACCCGATTATGGCCACTGAGTCGCGCTGCGTTTCCGAAACAGTTTCTGCCGCTGGCGGGTCAGCTCACCATGTTGCAACAAACCACCGCCCGTTTGCAGGGCATGGACATTGAGCAACCGATCGTTGTGTGCAGCGAAGATCATCGTTTTTTGGTGGCAGAACAGCTGCGCCAGCAGGACATTCATGCACAGATCTTATTGGAGCCGTGCGGCCGCAATACTGCACCTGCCATCGCCTTGGCTGCGATGCAGGCTCTGCAGCGCCAGCCTGACAATCCCATTTTATTGGTGCTCGCGGCCGATCATGTGATTGAAAATACCGAGGCATTTCAAACGGCGGTGGCGTCGCTACTGCCCGCTGTGCGTGATGGGCAGTTTGGCACCTTGGGCATTGTTCCCACGGAAGCGGCCACTGGCTATGGCTATTTGAAAGCCGCAGAAGCACAAACCAGTGGCCTGCAGTGCGTCGAGCAGTTTGTAGAAAAACCCGATGCAGCGACCGCCGCGCATTACGTGGCCAGCGGTCAGTATTTCTGGAACAGCGGTATGTTTATGCTGCGTGCCGATCGCTACTTAGAGGCGCTGGAGCGCTTCCAGCCAGAGATGTTCGCCGCGTGTGCTCTGGCGATGAAAGACACCTGTGCTGATATGGACTTTGTCCGTGTGGACGGTGACGCTTTTGCCAGCAGTCCATCCGACTCGATTGATTACGCCGTGATGGAACCGTTAACCGCCGGTGGCAACAGCCCCATTGTGGTGGCGCCGTTAGAGGCCGGTTGGAGCGATGTCGGCTCCTGGTCAGCGCTGTGGGAAATCAGCGACAAAGACGAACATGGCAATGCGTGCCTGGGCAGCGGTGCCGATGGCCACGCTATTTTGCAAGATACGCACAACTCGTTGGTGTATGCCGAGCAGCGTTTGGTGGCCACCTTGGGCGTGGACAACTTGGTGGTGATCGATACCCCGGATGCGGTACTGGTCGCGCACAAAGATAAGGTGCAAGACGTTAAGAACATCGTCTCGCAAGTACGAACCCAAGGGCGTGAAGAGCACGTACAGCACCGCGAGGTGTATCGCCCCTGGGGACGTTACGACTCCATCGATAGTGGTGAGCGCTATCAGGTAAAACGCATTACCGTCAATCCGGGTGCGAAGCTGTCGGTGCAAATGCATCATCACCGTGCGGAGCACTGGATTGTCGTCTCTGGTACAGCCAAGGTCACCAACGGTGACGAGACTTATCTAGTGACGGAGAATCGCTCCACTTTTATTCCCGTAGGCCAAGTCCACGCGCTTGAAAATCCGGGCGTGATCCCGCTGGAGATGATCGAAGTGCAGTCGGGCAGCTATTTAGGTGAAGACGACATTGTTCGTCTGGAAGATCGCTATGGCCGGGTCTGA
- a CDS encoding alkaline phosphatase D family protein, translating into MTTSELPLILAGPWLRHTHTEGATLMFVTSRPLASKAGVRLWSLQASDSSRPVDTMALFSSDRVSTQHLPLGEHCFLYCVCIDHALSPGQRYGYDIVEGEQSLFAADEALLYRDHSAPSLGWQSQLGSVWHGSCRKPHCDGADALVRADQEWASRLQTGAAAPDVLLMTGDQIYADDVAGPFLYAIHQLIERLGLHDENWQGADVSNLKDLLQHDECYYQRPKLLPDDSAGRDLSDVFFQGARKPIFTSVGADNHLIALAEIVAMYLLVWSDVPWQLVDIDTPPSVLTDLQRLRYDKELSVVKAFAQGLSSVRRVMAHVPSYMIFDDHDVTDDWNLTRGWEEAAYGNPFSRRIIGNALVGYWLFQGWGNQPDTFGETLELAQQALTQRGPYQQAELIEHLVDYDGWHFVLETQPPIMMLDTRTHRWRSESSSGKPSGLMDWERLSELQHQLIDHQQVLLVSPAPIFGVKLIEVVQRVFTFFGHPLMVDAENWMAHPGAANVLLNIFRHRKTPPQFIVLSGDVHYSFTYDVELKRRQDGPKILQITASGLKNTFPAQLLHWFDRCNRWLYASRSPLNWFTKRRSMRIRQRFPQPNPERRTLLNGCGLGELVLADEIDDMTVKVLLADGTDVHFPPRGEKEYR; encoded by the coding sequence ATGACTACGAGCGAACTGCCGTTGATCCTCGCCGGGCCGTGGCTGCGGCATACCCACACCGAAGGCGCCACGTTGATGTTTGTCACATCCAGGCCGTTGGCGTCAAAAGCTGGGGTGCGCTTGTGGTCGCTGCAAGCAAGCGACTCATCGCGGCCAGTCGATACCATGGCGCTGTTCTCTTCCGACCGGGTGAGTACCCAGCACTTGCCGCTGGGCGAGCACTGCTTTCTATATTGTGTGTGCATTGATCATGCGCTGTCACCTGGCCAGCGTTATGGCTACGACATAGTGGAAGGCGAGCAGTCGCTGTTCGCCGCCGATGAGGCCTTGCTTTATCGCGACCATAGCGCGCCCAGCCTAGGCTGGCAGTCGCAGCTGGGCAGCGTTTGGCATGGCTCCTGTCGCAAACCTCATTGCGATGGTGCGGATGCGTTGGTGCGCGCGGATCAGGAATGGGCGTCGAGGTTACAAACCGGCGCAGCGGCGCCCGATGTATTGTTGATGACGGGCGACCAGATTTACGCCGATGACGTTGCCGGGCCCTTCCTGTACGCCATTCATCAGCTCATCGAGCGTCTTGGTTTGCACGATGAAAATTGGCAAGGCGCCGATGTCAGCAACTTAAAGGATCTGTTGCAGCACGACGAGTGTTATTACCAGCGCCCCAAGTTATTGCCAGACGACAGTGCCGGGCGTGACTTGTCGGATGTGTTTTTTCAGGGCGCACGCAAGCCCATTTTTACCTCGGTGGGAGCCGATAACCACCTCATTGCGTTGGCCGAAATAGTCGCCATGTACTTGCTGGTGTGGTCAGACGTACCCTGGCAGTTGGTGGATATCGATACCCCGCCGTCGGTACTGACAGACCTGCAGCGCCTGCGTTACGACAAAGAGCTGAGCGTGGTCAAAGCCTTTGCGCAAGGCTTGTCATCGGTACGACGAGTGATGGCGCACGTGCCGAGTTACATGATTTTTGATGATCACGATGTCACGGACGATTGGAATCTGACTCGTGGCTGGGAAGAAGCGGCTTACGGTAATCCCTTTTCACGGCGCATCATTGGCAATGCGTTGGTCGGCTATTGGTTGTTTCAGGGTTGGGGCAATCAGCCCGACACCTTTGGCGAAACATTGGAGTTGGCGCAGCAGGCATTGACCCAACGGGGCCCGTATCAGCAGGCGGAGTTAATCGAACACCTGGTAGACTATGACGGCTGGCACTTTGTGTTGGAGACACAGCCGCCGATTATGATGCTCGATACCCGCACTCATCGCTGGCGCTCGGAGAGCAGCTCGGGAAAACCATCAGGGCTGATGGACTGGGAGCGGCTGAGCGAGTTACAGCACCAGTTGATCGATCATCAGCAAGTGCTGCTGGTATCGCCCGCGCCGATCTTTGGCGTCAAGTTAATCGAAGTGGTGCAGCGGGTGTTTACTTTCTTTGGTCACCCACTGATGGTGGATGCGGAGAATTGGATGGCGCACCCGGGGGCGGCCAATGTGCTGTTGAACATTTTTCGCCACCGAAAAACGCCGCCGCAGTTCATCGTATTGTCCGGCGATGTGCATTACTCCTTCACCTACGATGTGGAGCTCAAGCGCCGCCAAGACGGCCCTAAAATTCTGCAAATCACCGCCAGTGGTTTGAAAAATACCTTTCCCGCTCAGCTGTTGCATTGGTTTGATCGCTGCAATCGCTGGCTGTACGCCAGTCGCTCACCACTGAACTGGTTCACCAAACGCCGCTCGATGCGCATTCGCCAGCGCTTTCCACAGCCCAATCCCGAGCGGCGCACTTTGCTTAATGGCTGTGGTTTGGGGGAGTTGGTGTTGGCGGATGAGATCGACGATATGACGGTGAAGGTGCTGCTGGCGGATGGAACTGATGTTCACTTTCCACCGCGCGGTGAAAAGGAATACCGCTAA
- a CDS encoding DUF2252 family protein: MRRVDGVAPGSGLAKHQKMAISPFYMLRGSAGQFYQDLADAVIELPAALTLWPTTLVQGDCHVANFGFFSEQGSHGDCIVFAPNDFDDACYGHAGWDLLRYATSLVLAADHCQGVLSGDYPQAEALSERVCADDAEVTAALTAFFDAYEHTCERLVNGHIDYDHALDHFSKGHLLRKAFKKARRRRCGAKDFARKSSLAKAVDLAQMRFQSRPERFERLSEDDQIAVAAAFSPYVDDAILDVVRRLDAGTGSHNMQRYYLLVGPAAASTERDWLLCHIVEVKQQRPAAPLHAFPALHPGNRLNPAHLTAVCQRRMQRAPDLIVDEVAWRGAHWLVRSRHHARVGLDPEDLVCGKRAVAGGLSDYAHACGISLALAHGRGDRRSQQFEQAVVACMAKVRESLIDLSLEYARQLVSDWHWLRQQETTRTQGLPEL; this comes from the coding sequence ATGCGCAGAGTCGATGGTGTTGCTCCGGGAAGTGGCCTGGCCAAGCATCAAAAAATGGCCATCAGCCCGTTTTATATGTTGCGTGGCAGTGCGGGTCAGTTTTACCAAGACCTAGCCGATGCCGTTATTGAACTGCCGGCCGCGCTTACCTTATGGCCGACTACTCTGGTGCAGGGTGACTGTCACGTCGCCAACTTTGGCTTTTTCAGTGAGCAAGGGTCGCACGGCGACTGCATTGTGTTCGCTCCCAATGATTTTGACGACGCTTGCTACGGCCACGCTGGCTGGGATTTATTACGCTATGCCACCAGTCTGGTGCTGGCAGCCGACCATTGCCAAGGTGTCCTGAGCGGCGACTATCCACAAGCCGAAGCGCTTAGCGAACGAGTGTGTGCCGATGACGCAGAGGTGACGGCGGCATTAACTGCATTTTTTGATGCTTATGAGCACACCTGCGAACGGCTTGTGAATGGTCACATAGATTACGATCATGCCCTCGATCACTTCAGCAAAGGGCACCTACTGCGCAAAGCGTTTAAAAAAGCCCGCCGGCGGCGCTGTGGTGCCAAGGACTTTGCTCGCAAGAGTTCGCTGGCGAAGGCCGTTGATCTGGCACAAATGCGCTTTCAATCGCGTCCAGAGCGATTCGAACGCCTGTCCGAGGACGATCAAATCGCCGTAGCGGCGGCGTTTTCGCCCTACGTCGATGATGCCATCTTGGACGTCGTGCGGCGCCTGGATGCCGGCACGGGTTCGCATAATATGCAGCGTTATTACTTGCTGGTTGGCCCGGCTGCGGCCAGTACCGAGCGCGATTGGCTGTTGTGCCATATCGTAGAAGTCAAACAGCAGCGCCCAGCGGCGCCCTTGCATGCATTCCCCGCCCTGCACCCCGGTAACCGTTTGAACCCTGCTCATCTAACGGCCGTATGTCAGCGGCGTATGCAGCGTGCCCCGGATCTCATTGTTGATGAAGTGGCTTGGCGCGGTGCTCATTGGTTGGTGCGCTCACGCCATCACGCTCGTGTTGGATTGGACCCGGAAGATCTCGTCTGCGGGAAGCGTGCTGTCGCGGGAGGGCTGAGTGACTACGCGCATGCATGCGGTATCTCGCTGGCATTGGCTCATGGCCGCGGCGATCGTCGCAGCCAACAGTTTGAGCAGGCGGTCGTCGCTTGCATGGCAAAGGTGCGTGAGTCTTTGATCGACCTGAGTTTGGAATACGCTCGCCAGCTGGTCAGTGATTGGCATTGGCTCAGACAGCAAGAAACCACCAGAACACAAGGATTGCCAGAGCTATGA
- a CDS encoding outer membrane beta-barrel protein has translation MIRLRAVWLLSVLLSSMNASAEGFWTLGAGSGTASIRADNDSGSIRVEGDGHTAYLGYGWGLSERIDGLLTANFARLQDVDEVNDSVVGAELGVRLKLPADGLPKPAYVITTAGWHYGDAVARHGASLMIGAGIPVLVWRRASVDLQYQYRYINWRDRDGYNELRSQLSQGMISAEWRF, from the coding sequence ATGATCAGGTTGCGCGCTGTGTGGTTGCTGAGCGTGTTGCTGAGCAGCATGAATGCCAGTGCCGAAGGTTTCTGGACGCTGGGGGCGGGCAGCGGTACTGCGTCAATTCGTGCCGATAATGACAGCGGTTCTATTCGTGTTGAGGGTGACGGACACACGGCGTACCTGGGCTATGGCTGGGGGCTCAGCGAGCGCATCGACGGCTTGCTGACGGCCAACTTTGCACGCTTGCAGGATGTCGATGAGGTCAACGACAGTGTGGTTGGTGCTGAGCTGGGCGTGCGCCTCAAGTTACCCGCCGATGGTTTGCCTAAGCCTGCGTATGTCATCACCACCGCCGGCTGGCACTACGGTGATGCCGTGGCGCGTCACGGGGCATCGTTAATGATCGGCGCGGGCATTCCCGTGTTGGTGTGGCGTCGCGCGTCGGTGGATTTGCAGTACCAATATCGCTACATCAATTGGCGTGATCGCGACGGTTACAACGAGCTGCGCAGTCAGCTCAGTCAGGGAATGATCAGTGCGGAGTGGCGCTTCTAG
- a CDS encoding Na/Pi cotransporter family protein: protein MDVLNRWAFPIVLTLLAIALWHSSAFQEIAAGVALFLFGMLSLERGFKALSGGVLQQWLQRCTSSTAKALGVGIVSTTLMQSSSLVSVLSISFISAGLIPLTAGLGIVFGANLGTTTGAWLIAMYGLTIKLSTYALPLLVFGIALQFQHRRKWQSMGHILTGVGFVFFGIHMMKQGFSAYDSLLVLDGINSEQWSARLLFVALGILATVIMQSSHATLVLILTALANGQIDYLAALSIAIGANVGTTITALIGALGANHAGRQLAAGHVMFNLLTGVLALLLLPWLLLLTEWLATWLQLPPDSDTLRLALFHSLFNFLGVVLMTPAIGPLAQLLQKWLPEQAGHSKRARFLNEAALASATSAISVSQQETQRLYRFSRDVIIQALGWRAHDFRLHHSLINDEQSTDIELQHQHLQQGYQHRLKPVYGDIVEFVVRARARAGNGEDEQLRRIRVAGFHLLEAIKGVKHLLDNLTHYLHHGPVAMTANYHALRTQIAATLTLFDQTLELKDSQDIELQLQRQHLQLQRFNDDIDMQLEQLIQQQQISSVMATSLMTDKSYCLHACKRLLTSAEYLLLTPQLDNPDWSLNDDDYRQLARQPLQGDQP, encoded by the coding sequence ATGGATGTATTAAATCGCTGGGCCTTTCCGATCGTATTAACCCTGCTGGCCATCGCTTTGTGGCACAGCAGCGCCTTTCAAGAAATCGCCGCCGGGGTGGCGCTGTTTTTATTCGGCATGTTGTCGTTGGAACGTGGCTTTAAAGCGCTCAGCGGCGGTGTATTGCAGCAATGGCTGCAGCGCTGCACCAGCAGCACAGCCAAGGCGCTCGGGGTGGGCATCGTCAGCACCACGCTAATGCAATCGAGCTCATTGGTATCGGTGCTGAGTATCTCGTTTATTTCTGCCGGTCTGATTCCCCTAACGGCGGGGCTTGGTATCGTTTTTGGTGCCAATCTTGGCACCACCACGGGTGCTTGGCTGATTGCCATGTATGGCCTGACCATTAAGTTATCCACCTACGCCTTGCCGCTGTTGGTGTTTGGCATCGCGCTGCAATTTCAGCACCGGCGCAAGTGGCAAAGCATGGGCCATATCCTGACCGGTGTAGGGTTTGTCTTCTTTGGCATCCACATGATGAAACAGGGGTTCAGCGCCTACGACAGCCTGCTGGTGTTGGACGGTATTAACAGTGAGCAATGGTCGGCGCGTTTGCTGTTTGTCGCCCTTGGTATTCTCGCAACGGTGATCATGCAATCCAGCCACGCCACCTTGGTATTGATTTTGACCGCCCTGGCCAACGGCCAGATCGACTACCTCGCTGCACTGTCCATCGCCATTGGCGCCAATGTCGGCACCACCATCACGGCGCTAATCGGCGCCCTGGGGGCCAACCATGCCGGCCGGCAACTGGCCGCAGGGCACGTGATGTTTAACCTACTGACCGGAGTGTTGGCCTTATTGTTGTTGCCTTGGTTACTGTTGTTGACAGAGTGGCTGGCCACTTGGCTGCAGCTACCGCCCGACAGCGATACTTTGCGCCTGGCGTTGTTTCACAGTCTGTTCAACTTTCTTGGTGTGGTGCTGATGACACCAGCCATCGGGCCATTAGCCCAACTGCTGCAAAAGTGGCTGCCAGAGCAAGCTGGCCACAGCAAACGCGCTCGCTTTCTCAACGAGGCCGCTTTGGCCTCTGCGACCTCCGCCATTAGCGTCAGTCAGCAAGAGACCCAACGCCTGTATCGCTTTAGCCGCGACGTTATCATCCAGGCATTGGGCTGGCGCGCGCATGATTTTCGCTTGCACCATAGCCTGATCAACGACGAGCAAAGCACCGATATTGAGTTGCAGCATCAGCACCTGCAGCAAGGCTATCAGCACCGCCTAAAGCCGGTGTACGGCGACATCGTTGAGTTTGTGGTCAGGGCGCGAGCGCGCGCCGGTAACGGTGAAGATGAACAGCTCAGGCGTATTCGCGTGGCAGGGTTTCATTTGTTGGAAGCCATAAAGGGCGTCAAGCATCTGTTAGATAACCTCACCCACTATTTGCATCATGGGCCCGTGGCCATGACCGCCAACTATCACGCGTTGCGCACTCAAATTGCCGCCACTTTGACGCTGTTTGATCAAACGCTGGAACTGAAGGACAGCCAAGACATTGAGCTGCAGCTGCAACGCCAGCATTTGCAACTGCAGCGCTTCAACGATGATATTGATATGCAGCTTGAGCAGTTGATTCAACAGCAGCAAATCAGCTCGGTGATGGCTACATCATTGATGACCGACAAAAGCTATTGTTTACATGCCTGTAAGCGATTACTGACATCAGCCGAATATTTGCTGCTAACGCCGCAATTGGACAACCCCGATTGGTCGCTAAATGACGACGATTATCGACAACTGGCGCGCCAACCACTCCAAGGGGATCAGCCATGA
- a CDS encoding methyl-accepting chemotaxis protein: MPQLSIKARIILLGTLPVLILAALMIATQLISAADETAASIDSMRQQAMTRKSNELKSYVQMAVSVIRPVMNDNSLSAEQRAQQAAELLNRFRYGGGSGYMFAYNTQGVAQAHGAKPELVGQQMMNIQDKDGVYIIRELLDASRNGDGFVEYRWDNPATNNPNGRKLSYGQYVPELQWMIGTGFYIDDIEEQLAGVAAQIKQRNAEFLQETLLTVVIMLGLLAAAALWMARRIVNPLHRAVSAMEEISSGDGDLTRRMSVDGNDELGRLSGAFNRFADQVQKLVQGVCASSQTLVGAAGQLRMAVDNARNGADRQHQESDQVATAMNEMSAAATEVAGHASSTADAASGADQQVKDSLQVLQQSIAVIDGLESQVQEGVTVIETLGKDSENIGSVLDVIRGIAEQTNLLALNAAIEAARAGEAGRGFAVVADEVRSLASKTQSSTDEIQTMITRLQQGAGDAVRVISSIQESSAASVSESRKVDEALHTISGAVQVINDMTTQIASAAEEQTSVAATINENVHSIVAIARETADETSNSDASTESLENVAHELQAMVSQYRT; the protein is encoded by the coding sequence ATGCCCCAGCTTTCGATCAAAGCCAGAATCATTCTGTTAGGTACCTTGCCAGTGTTGATTCTGGCAGCGTTGATGATCGCCACGCAACTGATCTCAGCCGCCGACGAAACCGCCGCCAGCATTGATTCAATGCGCCAGCAAGCCATGACACGCAAGTCCAACGAGCTAAAAAGCTATGTGCAAATGGCGGTGTCGGTTATCCGCCCGGTAATGAATGACAACAGCCTAAGCGCCGAGCAACGTGCCCAGCAGGCCGCAGAGCTGCTGAATCGCTTTCGTTACGGCGGCGGCTCTGGCTATATGTTTGCGTACAATACGCAAGGCGTTGCCCAAGCCCATGGCGCCAAACCCGAATTGGTCGGCCAGCAGATGATGAACATCCAAGACAAAGACGGTGTTTATATTATTCGCGAACTGCTGGACGCCTCACGCAATGGCGATGGCTTTGTCGAGTACCGCTGGGATAACCCAGCCACCAACAACCCCAATGGCCGCAAGCTGTCTTACGGCCAATATGTGCCGGAGCTGCAATGGATGATTGGTACCGGCTTTTACATTGACGACATAGAAGAGCAGCTGGCCGGCGTGGCGGCACAAATCAAACAGCGCAATGCTGAATTCCTGCAAGAAACGCTGCTGACTGTCGTCATTATGCTGGGGTTATTGGCAGCCGCGGCGTTATGGATGGCCCGTCGCATTGTCAATCCATTGCATCGTGCGGTGTCAGCGATGGAAGAAATTTCCAGCGGCGACGGTGACCTGACCCGTCGCATGAGTGTCGATGGCAACGATGAGCTGGGCCGCCTTAGCGGTGCGTTTAATCGCTTCGCTGATCAGGTGCAAAAACTGGTACAAGGGGTCTGTGCGTCCAGTCAGACCTTGGTCGGTGCAGCCGGGCAGCTGCGAATGGCGGTCGATAATGCCCGCAACGGAGCCGACCGCCAGCATCAGGAAAGTGACCAAGTGGCCACCGCCATGAATGAGATGTCGGCCGCCGCCACTGAAGTGGCCGGTCATGCCAGCTCCACAGCGGACGCCGCCAGTGGTGCTGATCAGCAAGTCAAAGACTCTTTGCAAGTATTGCAACAGTCGATTGCCGTGATCGATGGACTGGAAAGCCAAGTGCAAGAAGGCGTCACCGTAATAGAAACCTTGGGCAAAGATTCCGAGAATATTGGCAGTGTGTTGGATGTGATTCGAGGCATCGCCGAGCAAACTAACTTGTTGGCGTTAAACGCGGCGATCGAAGCAGCACGAGCGGGTGAAGCCGGACGCGGCTTTGCCGTGGTGGCCGACGAAGTACGCTCACTGGCGAGTAAAACCCAAAGCAGCACCGATGAAATTCAAACCATGATCACCCGTCTGCAGCAAGGCGCTGGGGATGCGGTGCGGGTCATTAGCAGCATTCAGGAAAGCAGCGCCGCCAGTGTCAGCGAGAGCCGCAAGGTCGACGAGGCATTACACACCATCTCCGGCGCCGTGCAGGTGATCAATGATATGACCACACAAATTGCCAGCGCCGCAGAGGAGCAAACCAGTGTGGCGGCAACCATTAATGAAAATGTTCACAGCATCGTTGCGATTGCTCGTGAAACCGCCGACGAAACCAGCAATTCAGACGCCAGCACCGAGTCACTGGAAAATGTTGCCCACGAGTTGCAGGCCATGGTGTCGCAATACCGCACCTAA